In one Gammaproteobacteria bacterium genomic region, the following are encoded:
- the rpsS gene encoding 30S ribosomal protein S19 yields the protein MPRSIKKGPFIDLHLRKKVDEAVASNNRRPIKTWSRRSMVTPTMVGLTIAIHNGRQHVPVLISENMVGHKLGEFSATRTYRGHAGDKKAK from the coding sequence GTGCCACGTTCAATCAAGAAAGGGCCTTTCATCGATCTTCACCTTAGAAAAAAGGTGGATGAGGCGGTGGCTAGTAATAATCGTCGCCCGATTAAAACCTGGTCTCGTCGTTCAATGGTCACCCCTACCATGGTGGGTTTAACGATTGCGATTCATAACGGACGCCAACATGTGCCTGTATTGATTTCTGAGAACATGGTTGGTCATAAGCTGGGTGAGTTCTCGGCAACGCGTACTTATCGTGGCCATGCCGGCGATAAGAAAGCGAAATAA
- the rpsC gene encoding 30S ribosomal protein S3: MGQKVHPIGIRLGIVKDWTSKWYANSSDYADNLYADLKVREFLKKKLSQASVSRIQIERPAKNAHITIHTARPGIVIGKKGEDVEALRKEVGAMMGVPVHINIEEIRKPELDAQLVAESVAQQIERRIMFRRAMKRAVQNTMRLGAQGIKIKVGGRLNGAEIARSEWYHEGRVPLHTLRADIDYGFAEALTTYGIIGVKVWIFKGEIFASEPQEADANPLAAKK, encoded by the coding sequence ATGGGTCAAAAGGTTCATCCTATTGGAATACGGCTTGGTATCGTCAAAGATTGGACGTCTAAGTGGTATGCTAATTCAAGTGACTATGCGGATAATTTGTACGCTGATCTTAAGGTGCGTGAGTTTCTCAAGAAAAAGTTATCACAAGCATCGGTTAGTCGCATCCAGATTGAACGTCCAGCTAAAAATGCGCATATCACAATACATACGGCTAGACCCGGTATCGTGATTGGTAAAAAAGGCGAAGACGTAGAGGCTCTACGTAAAGAAGTGGGTGCGATGATGGGTGTGCCTGTGCATATCAACATCGAAGAGATTCGTAAGCCAGAGTTGGACGCGCAACTGGTAGCGGAGAGTGTTGCCCAGCAAATTGAGCGTCGCATTATGTTTCGCCGTGCCATGAAACGTGCGGTGCAAAACACGATGCGCCTTGGCGCGCAGGGTATTAAAATCAAGGTGGGTGGTCGCTTAAACGGTGCAGAAATTGCTCGTAGCGAGTGGTATCACGAAGGTCGCGTGCCTTTGCATACGTTACGTGCTGATATTGATTATGGTTTTGCAGAAGCTCTCACCACTTACGGCATTATTGGCGTCAAGGTTTGGATCTTCAAAGGCGAGATATTTGCCAGTGAGCCGCAAGAAGCAGACGCGAACCCGCTGGCCGCAAAGAAATAG
- the rplV gene encoding 50S ribosomal protein L22, which translates to MKTLARLRHSRISAQKARLVADQIRGLPVDRALQVLTLSPKKGAGIIKKVLESAIANAEHNDGADIDDLKVETIYVDEAATFKRFRARAKGRGNQILKRNSHITVAVVD; encoded by the coding sequence ATGAAAACATTGGCGCGTTTACGTCATAGCCGCATCTCGGCTCAAAAGGCACGGCTGGTTGCAGACCAGATTCGTGGTTTGCCAGTTGACCGTGCGCTACAAGTCCTCACTCTTAGTCCGAAGAAGGGTGCAGGCATTATTAAGAAAGTGCTTGAGTCTGCCATTGCTAATGCAGAACATAATGACGGTGCTGATATCGACGATCTTAAAGTTGAAACAATTTACGTTGATGAAGCAGCCACATTCAAACGGTTTCGCGCTCGTGCAAAGGGTCGTGGAAATCAAATATTGAAACGTAACAGCCATATTACTGTGGCTGTTGTCGACTAA